The genome window TTGAGCTCGCTTACCTTAGATATTAGATCATTGAGCTCCTGCTTGGCTTCTCCTGGCTCAAGAACAGCGACAGCAGCAGATTGAACTTCGATACCAGCGGCTTCTCCCAGCCTCTTCTTGCTAGGAACGTAAACGTATGGTATCTTCTTCTCCTCGCAAAGCAGGGGAAGATGGGCAACTACTTCAGGAGGATCGACGTCCTCTGCAATAACTACGAGCTTGGCAACTCCCCTTTCAACAGCCTTTGTTGTCTCGTTTGTCCCCTTCTTCACCTTCCCTCCCGAGGACCTTGCTTTTTCGACTAACTTGTATGCCTGTTCTGCAAGCTCCGGTGGAACTTGGAATCTCACATAGAAAGGTTTTGACATGGTCTATTCATCTCCCTCTCTCATTATTCGAGGGGGCTTATTTCATCCCCAAAGAGGCTATGTCGAAATGGGGTTTATTAGTTTAAGCTTGCACTGGATCACTAAAATGAGAGAAATTTCATTCGTGAGTGTAGATGAAGGTTGCTACTGGAGATAGGGATTTCAGGACAGCAAATCCGATTCTCACAAGTTGAACATTTTTTCCAAGGAAATTCCGCAGCTTTTCTCCATCCTCCACTGCCCCCTCCCTGTAGTCTGGGCTTTTACTATTACTTTTTTTATTAGTATCAAATATTGTTGCCAGCTTTGCATTCTTCTTCTGCACCCACTGAACAATGCTTAGCTCCTTTTCCCTAGCATATGAAAGCTCCTTGGATATCATCACCAGCTTTCCACCATCTATTCTGTAGTTTCCAAGCTCCATTAGTCTGAGCTCTCCATTCCTCTCCTTCAGAGCGTATTCATAGTCTTGTTTCGATATCAATATTCTATCGCCCGAACAAACGGTGAATTCTCTGCTACCCAGCTCTGCCCTATCAGGATGATAGGGGATCCTGGTTGTGATGCAGCCTTCCTCTTCCCTGTTCTCTATTATCAGCTCAATTGGCTCCTCAACGAACATCAG of Fervidicoccaceae archaeon contains these proteins:
- the rpl7ae gene encoding 50S ribosomal protein L7Ae produces the protein MSKPFYVRFQVPPELAEQAYKLVEKARSSGGKVKKGTNETTKAVERGVAKLVVIAEDVDPPEVVAHLPLLCEEKKIPYVYVPSKKRLGEAAGIEVQSAAVAVLEPGEAKQELNDLISKVSELKSKSS